In the genome of Candidatus Zymogenaceae bacterium, one region contains:
- a CDS encoding response regulator, translated as MSKKILLADDSVTIQKVVSITLAHEDIDLTIVDNGAEAFAKAQQIQPDIILLDVVMPDKDGYQVCEKIKQMPELSHIPIILLTGTFEPFDEEKAEQVGANDYLKKPFESHALINKIKEMSFKGAGTPAASPVRPEHGAPGAAGDSSGFIMGGEMEIGSDAAIPPQPKVEKSGFETPRESAPEMQTPKEAPVQRGQSEDIWSVEEFEDIAGPAQKSEDFTPVQEESDPWGDVTIETDSVPEGFDIGSDYAEATPQSRDAGEPSRTGESARMDSSGFELGEEISEDELSQFLDEEGLDIDGGDEATPEFVAAPLSEGEVGADTSFDEIELVEGERSVISDDFNMADFEEPSLDTAMSEERDGVFQLSDDDMEIPLEDVEDISLGDGMDISANFDDDFSSEAEIQVSGDFDDVSVEDTGSDDDSLSLDDVEIPPEFMEDISEEEPDLDRRETPESAFEMDVTEPFEPETRTIFDEVEMPETSGNDDMFIPDDSTDTDFLWENNSQGDASNQFTDDIDVDTAEIDTSFSERSEEFESQHRFESTRMPERLQDDSEFDIQEETANVDEQIITRAMEEVSSRVAGSMPGGLGGAEPGTEEYDQAVNKIAREIIEKVAWEVVPELAEVLIKEEIKRLKGEKG; from the coding sequence ATGTCAAAAAAGATTCTTTTGGCGGACGACAGTGTCACCATACAAAAAGTCGTCAGCATCACTCTCGCCCATGAAGACATCGACCTGACGATTGTCGATAACGGCGCGGAAGCGTTTGCAAAGGCACAGCAGATACAGCCTGATATTATTCTGCTTGACGTCGTTATGCCCGACAAGGATGGATATCAGGTGTGTGAAAAGATAAAGCAGATGCCGGAACTTTCCCATATCCCGATTATCCTCCTGACCGGGACGTTTGAACCCTTTGATGAAGAAAAGGCGGAACAGGTCGGAGCGAATGATTACCTCAAGAAACCCTTTGAGTCCCACGCCCTTATCAATAAAATAAAGGAAATGTCGTTCAAGGGTGCCGGAACTCCCGCCGCATCGCCTGTGCGGCCGGAACATGGTGCACCTGGCGCTGCGGGAGATTCATCAGGTTTTATCATGGGTGGTGAGATGGAGATCGGATCGGACGCGGCGATCCCTCCTCAACCCAAAGTGGAAAAGTCCGGATTTGAAACACCCCGGGAATCAGCCCCGGAGATGCAGACACCAAAGGAAGCGCCCGTACAGAGAGGACAGTCAGAGGATATCTGGTCCGTCGAGGAATTTGAAGATATCGCAGGACCCGCTCAAAAGAGTGAGGATTTCACTCCGGTCCAGGAGGAGTCGGATCCCTGGGGAGATGTGACGATTGAAACCGATTCCGTCCCTGAAGGATTTGATATCGGATCGGATTATGCAGAAGCAACACCGCAATCGCGGGATGCCGGAGAGCCTTCCCGGACGGGTGAGAGTGCACGGATGGATTCGAGCGGCTTTGAACTTGGTGAAGAAATATCCGAAGACGAGCTGTCGCAGTTTCTGGATGAAGAGGGGCTTGACATCGACGGGGGGGATGAAGCGACACCCGAGTTTGTCGCGGCTCCGCTTTCTGAGGGAGAAGTCGGAGCGGATACATCCTTTGATGAGATCGAGTTGGTAGAGGGAGAGCGATCGGTCATTAGTGACGATTTCAATATGGCGGATTTCGAAGAACCGTCATTGGATACGGCGATGTCTGAAGAAAGAGACGGCGTATTCCAGTTGAGTGACGATGATATGGAAATCCCCCTGGAAGATGTGGAGGATATCAGCCTCGGAGACGGGATGGATATTTCGGCGAACTTTGATGATGATTTTTCCAGTGAGGCTGAAATTCAGGTATCAGGAGATTTCGATGATGTGTCGGTCGAAGACACAGGCTCGGACGATGACTCCTTATCTCTCGATGACGTGGAGATACCGCCGGAATTCATGGAGGATATTTCCGAAGAAGAGCCGGATCTCGACCGGCGGGAAACGCCGGAATCCGCTTTCGAGATGGATGTGACAGAACCGTTTGAGCCGGAAACGAGAACGATTTTCGATGAAGTTGAAATGCCCGAAACATCCGGCAACGATGACATGTTCATTCCGGACGACTCCACAGATACTGATTTCCTCTGGGAAAACAATTCTCAAGGAGATGCGTCGAATCAGTTTACGGATGATATCGATGTCGACACCGCCGAGATTGATACATCCTTTTCAGAGAGAAGCGAAGAATTTGAAAGTCAGCACCGTTTCGAGTCGACTCGAATGCCTGAAAGGCTTCAAGATGATTCGGAATTCGACATTCAGGAGGAAACGGCGAACGTCGATGAGCAGATTATAACACGGGCCATGGAGGAGGTAAGCTCCAGGGTGGCGGGCTCGATGCCCGGAGGTTTGGGCGGGGCCGAGCCGGGTACCGAAGAATATGACCAGGCGGTGAACAAAATCGCCCGTGAGATCATTGAAAAGGTCGCATGGGAGGTGGTTCCCGAGCTGGCGGAGGTGCTGATAAAGGAAGAGATAAAGCGGCTTAAGGGAGAAAAGGGTTAA
- a CDS encoding valine--tRNA ligase — protein sequence MKESTGLDRGYDPRDIEDKWYSEWEKQEVFRADNTSTASHYSIVIPPPNVTGSLHMGHALNNTLQDILIRYHRMQGKNTLWMPGTDHAGIATQNVVEKELAGEGKTRHDLGRDAFIERVWEWRKQYGGVIINQLKKLGASCDWSRERFTMDEGLSRAVRLVFVSLYEKGLLYRDDRIINWCPRCHTALADLEVEHEDSAGSLYYIRYPVKGDPSDFVTVATTRPETMFGDTAVAVNPDDPRYTRLKGKTVILPIIERELPVIFDPYVSTEFGTGALKITPAHDPNDFEIGNDHELERVVVINEDGTMNADAGPYEGLDRYEAREQVLEDLKEQGLLEKIEAYTVPQGHCYRCRTVIEPLLSKQWFVNAEVLAEEAISAVEDGRTRIVPVQWEKTYFEWMRNIRPWCVSRQIWWGHQIPAWYCDECGEVIVAMEEPTDCTACKASSLTRETDVLDTWFSSALWPFSTLGWPDETKDLATYYPTSCLVTGFDILFFWVARMMMMGLFCMKEVPFTDVYIHALVRDEHGQKMSKSKGNIIDPLEVIDKFGADAFRFALTAFAAMGRDVRLSEGRIEGYRFFVNKLWNAARFVMMNTGDDYRPDFDFAKRELSLSDRWILERTAQVTEEVRRALDTYEFNAAAGAAYQFVWHEFCDWYLELSKIYLGSETPEDKKRSQDVLMFVLDTIVRLLHPIIPFVTEEIFQAIPKSAGSIVKAEYPDASGMPRFPDAVDEFDRVQSLITGIRNIRGEMNIHPKKMLSAIVSSPDAAVLDGLQDNTTYIKTLAGVDSIEFGVDLPQPGASATVVTGPLTVYVPLIGVIDFDEEKARLEKELSKVTDDLSRVRNKLSTEKFITKAPAEVVQKERDKESTLVSKQERLTESIDRVAEYIGK from the coding sequence ATGAAGGAATCTACCGGATTGGACAGGGGATACGACCCCCGGGACATTGAAGACAAGTGGTATTCCGAGTGGGAAAAACAAGAAGTCTTTCGGGCCGATAATACATCCACGGCATCACATTATTCAATCGTCATTCCGCCCCCAAACGTGACCGGTTCACTGCACATGGGGCACGCATTGAATAATACCCTCCAGGATATTCTTATTCGATATCACAGGATGCAGGGAAAAAATACATTATGGATGCCCGGCACCGATCACGCCGGCATCGCCACTCAGAACGTGGTGGAAAAAGAACTGGCCGGCGAAGGGAAAACAAGGCACGATCTGGGAAGGGATGCGTTCATCGAAAGGGTGTGGGAGTGGCGAAAACAGTACGGCGGCGTAATCATCAATCAGCTCAAGAAGCTCGGCGCGTCGTGCGACTGGAGCCGAGAGCGCTTTACCATGGACGAGGGGCTCTCTCGGGCGGTCAGGCTGGTATTCGTGAGCCTGTACGAAAAGGGACTCCTCTACCGGGACGACCGTATCATCAACTGGTGTCCCCGGTGTCACACGGCCCTGGCCGACCTTGAGGTCGAGCACGAGGACAGCGCCGGAAGTCTCTACTATATCCGGTACCCGGTGAAGGGTGATCCGAGTGATTTCGTCACCGTGGCGACGACCCGTCCCGAGACTATGTTCGGGGATACGGCGGTTGCGGTGAATCCGGACGACCCAAGATACACACGTCTCAAGGGAAAAACAGTCATCCTCCCGATCATCGAGAGGGAGCTGCCCGTCATATTCGACCCCTACGTCAGCACCGAATTCGGCACCGGCGCCCTGAAGATAACCCCCGCCCATGATCCGAACGACTTCGAGATCGGCAACGATCACGAGCTCGAGCGGGTGGTGGTCATAAACGAGGACGGCACCATGAACGCCGACGCCGGTCCCTATGAGGGGCTCGACCGGTACGAGGCGAGGGAGCAGGTGCTTGAAGACCTGAAGGAACAGGGACTCCTTGAGAAGATCGAGGCCTACACGGTACCACAGGGGCACTGCTATCGATGCCGCACGGTCATCGAGCCGTTGCTCTCCAAGCAGTGGTTCGTGAACGCGGAAGTTCTGGCCGAGGAGGCGATCAGTGCCGTGGAGGACGGCAGGACGCGCATCGTTCCCGTCCAGTGGGAAAAGACATATTTCGAGTGGATGAGAAACATCAGGCCCTGGTGCGTTTCCCGGCAGATATGGTGGGGACACCAGATACCCGCATGGTATTGCGACGAGTGCGGCGAGGTGATCGTAGCCATGGAGGAGCCGACCGACTGCACCGCCTGCAAGGCGAGCTCCCTCACCAGAGAAACCGACGTCCTGGATACCTGGTTCAGCTCGGCGCTCTGGCCTTTTTCGACCCTGGGGTGGCCGGATGAGACAAAAGACCTGGCGACCTACTACCCCACGTCGTGTCTCGTCACCGGCTTCGATATCCTCTTTTTCTGGGTGGCCCGGATGATGATGATGGGCCTCTTCTGCATGAAGGAGGTCCCATTCACGGACGTCTACATTCACGCCCTCGTCAGGGACGAGCACGGCCAGAAGATGAGCAAGTCCAAGGGGAACATCATCGATCCCCTGGAGGTTATTGACAAGTTCGGTGCAGACGCCTTTCGGTTCGCACTGACGGCCTTCGCGGCCATGGGACGGGACGTCAGGCTGAGCGAGGGGCGAATCGAGGGATATCGATTCTTCGTCAATAAGCTCTGGAATGCGGCGCGGTTCGTCATGATGAATACGGGTGACGACTACCGTCCGGACTTCGATTTTGCGAAGCGTGAGTTGTCCCTGTCGGACCGGTGGATACTGGAGCGAACGGCCCAGGTCACGGAAGAGGTGCGCCGGGCGCTGGATACGTATGAATTCAACGCCGCCGCGGGGGCGGCATATCAATTCGTCTGGCATGAATTCTGTGACTGGTACCTTGAGCTGAGCAAGATCTATCTCGGGTCCGAGACTCCGGAGGATAAGAAACGGAGTCAGGATGTCTTGATGTTCGTGCTCGATACGATCGTCCGGCTCCTGCACCCGATCATCCCGTTCGTGACCGAGGAGATATTTCAGGCCATCCCCAAATCTGCGGGAAGCATCGTGAAGGCGGAGTATCCCGATGCCTCCGGAATGCCGAGATTCCCGGACGCCGTCGATGAGTTCGACCGCGTACAGAGCCTCATTACCGGCATACGGAACATTCGGGGCGAAATGAATATCCACCCGAAGAAGATGCTTTCGGCCATTGTGTCCTCACCGGACGCCGCGGTGCTCGACGGATTGCAGGACAATACCACGTATATCAAGACGCTGGCGGGCGTTGACTCCATCGAGTTCGGGGTGGATCTTCCCCAACCCGGCGCATCGGCCACCGTCGTGACCGGTCCTCTGACGGTATACGTTCCTTTGATAGGGGTCATCGATTTTGATGAGGAAAAGGCCCGCCTTGAAAAGGAACTCTCAAAAGTCACGGACGATCTATCCCGTGTGAGGAATAAGCTCTCCACCGAGAAATTCATCACGAAGGCTCCGGCTGAGGTGGTCCAAAAGGAGCGGGACAAGGAATCCACCCTCGTCTCGAAACAGGAGCGACTCACCGAAAGTATCGACCGGGTTGCGGAATATATCGGAAAATAG
- the nadC gene encoding carboxylating nicotinate-nucleotide diphosphorylase translates to MELTAHTRALIELALMEDMSGGDITTRATITDDHGSRAVVTAKEDIVLAGIEVFKAVFKQLGGDVLCTEKVTDGDFISGGMAVMEVEGSTATLLGGERTALNFLMRLSGIATLTRRCVDSIAGTGATVVDTRKTTPGWRYLEKYAVRMGGGRNHRYSLSDGVLIKDNHITASGGITEAVNRAKKTAPHTSRIEVEVSTTEQITEALNVGADILLLDNMTPDEIADAVTLIDGRALIEASGGITLENIRKYAEAGVDFISLGALTHGARSVDINMKIVAV, encoded by the coding sequence ATGGAGCTCACGGCGCATACACGGGCACTCATAGAACTGGCCCTCATGGAGGACATGAGCGGCGGCGACATCACCACCCGGGCGACGATCACCGATGACCATGGGTCGAGGGCGGTGGTCACCGCCAAGGAAGATATCGTGCTGGCGGGGATTGAGGTATTCAAAGCCGTTTTTAAACAGCTGGGGGGGGATGTTCTGTGCACCGAAAAAGTCACAGACGGGGATTTCATCTCCGGCGGGATGGCGGTTATGGAGGTGGAGGGGTCGACGGCGACGCTTCTCGGTGGCGAGCGGACGGCCCTGAATTTTCTCATGAGGCTCTCCGGCATTGCGACCCTCACACGGAGATGCGTGGATTCAATCGCGGGCACGGGAGCGACGGTGGTGGATACCAGGAAGACCACACCCGGTTGGAGATATCTGGAAAAATACGCCGTGAGGATGGGAGGGGGACGGAATCATAGGTATTCCCTGTCGGACGGCGTGCTCATCAAGGACAATCATATTACCGCGTCGGGCGGGATAACAGAGGCGGTCAATCGGGCGAAAAAAACCGCTCCCCATACCTCGCGAATAGAGGTGGAGGTATCGACCACGGAACAGATAACCGAAGCGCTGAATGTCGGTGCGGATATTCTGCTTCTGGATAATATGACGCCCGATGAGATCGCCGATGCCGTAACACTCATAGACGGACGGGCGTTGATCGAGGCGTCGGGCGGAATCACCCTCGAAAACATCAGGAAATATGCCGAGGCGGGGGTTGATTTCATATCATTGGGGGCGCTGACACACGGCGCTCGATCCGTTGATATCAATATGAAGATCGTGGCCGTATGA
- a CDS encoding biotin--[acetyl-CoA-carboxylase] ligase, protein MNEDLPFFIKSRLKTRIVGSEVVYYRETDSTNDDAVQFASRGVEEGWVIIAGNQRSGKGRRGKTWNAPGGQNVYLSLILRPRISTKRASLLTILAALAVAEVLGEYILKDSGQVSIKWPNDVMIGDKKISGILLEMGKDKNNALFYVIGIGININARIQDMPEAIRNIATSLYMELGYAVSVKDVLFKLLYRLDYWYRLYCGQRFDEIIARFRTYENTTGKRVSVMVAGNIIEGEAIGVDDNGFLHVRDDYGKVHISTSGELTIEDE, encoded by the coding sequence ATGAACGAGGACCTTCCCTTTTTCATAAAATCAAGGCTCAAAACGCGTATAGTCGGGAGCGAGGTCGTCTATTATCGGGAGACCGATTCCACGAACGATGATGCCGTGCAATTTGCGTCCCGGGGCGTTGAAGAGGGTTGGGTGATTATCGCCGGAAATCAGCGATCCGGTAAGGGGAGGCGGGGGAAAACGTGGAACGCCCCGGGGGGGCAGAACGTGTATCTCTCACTGATTCTTCGCCCCCGGATATCGACGAAACGGGCATCGCTGTTGACGATCCTTGCGGCCCTGGCGGTTGCCGAAGTCCTGGGAGAATATATCTTAAAGGACAGTGGACAGGTCTCCATAAAATGGCCGAATGATGTGATGATCGGCGATAAAAAAATATCCGGTATTCTCCTGGAGATGGGAAAGGATAAAAACAACGCATTGTTTTACGTTATCGGAATCGGCATTAATATAAACGCCCGCATTCAGGATATGCCGGAGGCGATACGAAATATCGCCACGTCCCTCTACATGGAACTCGGATACGCGGTTTCAGTGAAGGATGTTCTTTTTAAGCTTCTGTACCGCCTCGATTACTGGTATCGTTTGTATTGCGGACAGAGGTTCGATGAGATCATCGCCCGGTTTCGGACATATGAAAACACCACCGGAAAACGGGTCAGTGTGATGGTAGCGGGAAACATCATCGAGGGGGAGGCCATCGGCGTAGATGATAACGGATTCTTGCATGTACGGGACGATTACGGCAAGGTGCACATATCGACTTCAGGTGAGCTGACTATTGAGGATGAATAA
- a CDS encoding type III pantothenate kinase, with the protein MLLVLDIGNTNTVVGVYDGEDLVSDWRVMTLPERTADEYGVLVQSLYHSSRISSRDIKDIIVSCVVPPMVGIVDELCEKYFHLHPMFVEPGIKTGMPVLYDNPREVGADRIVNSVAAYRRCQRDLIVVDFGTATTFDYVSAKGEYLGGIIAPGLTTSSEALFSRASKLPKVELVRPKTVIGKNTIHSMQAGIVFGYVDMVDGIIQRIKDETGSDPYVIATGGLADLIANESKMIQEVDHYLTLEGLKELYKMNKA; encoded by the coding sequence ATGCTGTTAGTGCTGGATATAGGAAATACCAATACCGTCGTCGGTGTGTATGACGGTGAAGATCTGGTCAGTGACTGGCGTGTTATGACGCTTCCCGAGCGGACGGCGGATGAATACGGAGTCCTGGTCCAGAGTCTCTACCATTCTTCCAGAATAAGCTCGAGGGATATCAAGGACATCATCGTTTCATGCGTGGTGCCGCCGATGGTCGGGATAGTAGATGAACTGTGCGAAAAGTATTTTCATCTGCATCCCATGTTCGTTGAGCCGGGAATCAAGACCGGTATGCCGGTTCTCTACGACAATCCCCGGGAGGTGGGCGCGGATCGCATCGTCAACTCGGTTGCGGCGTATCGAAGGTGTCAAAGGGATCTGATAGTGGTTGATTTCGGTACGGCAACGACGTTCGATTATGTCAGCGCCAAGGGAGAATACCTCGGTGGAATTATTGCACCGGGTTTGACCACATCCAGCGAGGCGCTTTTCTCCCGGGCCAGCAAGCTGCCGAAGGTCGAGCTCGTCAGACCAAAGACGGTTATCGGAAAGAATACGATTCACAGCATGCAAGCCGGAATCGTTTTCGGGTATGTTGATATGGTTGATGGTATCATTCAACGCATCAAGGATGAGACCGGCAGCGATCCATATGTCATCGCCACAGGGGGGCTTGCGGACCTGATAGCAAATGAATCGAAAATGATCCAGGAGGTGGATCATTACCTGACGCTGGAGGGTCTCAAGGAACTGTACAAGATGAACAAGGCGTAG
- the fusA gene encoding elongation factor G — protein sequence MKFESADIRNVAFVGHSGCGKTSLAEAILFDTKAIDRLGKVDDGNSAMDFDPEETNRNISISSALFDFEWKKKKINLIDTPGDADFNTDAQICLSVADNAVIIVDAVSGIEIQTERMWKKAEELGIPKIVFISKLDRERADFTRALDALKAGFKGSFAPITFPVGKETDFKGVVDIFANKALIYADDHSGNYETVDIPGDIASTVEEMRNEMIESIAESDDELLEKYLDGGELTPEELANGMKSGVMNGTVIPVFCGSGLKNIGAQPLVDFLAQAGISPLERPEITATDKSGNAITVHPDPDGPLAAQVFKTIADPYAGKLSIFRVFSGSMKADSNLVNNTKDIKERVGQLLHIRGKGQNPTNIAPTGDIAAVAKLKETVTGDTLADPNNDVIFPQFEMPTRIMSFALVPKSKGDEDKVMTSIHRLMEEDPTVKIHRDEQTKQLLLSGMGQVHLEVIIAKLKSKFGVEVDLFLPKVPYKETIKGKARVQGRYKKQTGGRGQFGDTWMEIEPLPRGGGFEFVDKIVGGVIPRQYIPACQKGIEEAMLGGVMAGYPVVDVKVDLVDGSYHAVDSSEMAFKIAASMGFKKGFMDCNPVMLEPIMKMEIIVPEENVGDVMGDLNSRRGRVAGVDVRDGIQVIKALVPMVEVLTYAPDLRSISSGRGTFSMELDHYEEVPAHLVDKIIQEAEEEKND from the coding sequence ATGAAATTTGAAAGTGCAGATATTAGAAATGTTGCGTTTGTCGGTCATTCAGGATGCGGAAAGACAAGCCTGGCCGAGGCGATACTGTTTGACACCAAGGCCATAGACCGACTGGGGAAGGTGGACGACGGAAACAGCGCAATGGACTTCGATCCGGAGGAAACCAATAGAAATATATCGATCAGTTCGGCTTTATTCGATTTTGAATGGAAGAAAAAGAAAATAAACCTGATCGACACGCCCGGTGACGCGGACTTCAACACAGACGCACAGATATGCCTTTCGGTGGCGGACAACGCCGTGATCATCGTCGACGCTGTGAGCGGTATTGAAATCCAGACGGAAAGGATGTGGAAGAAGGCCGAGGAGCTGGGAATCCCGAAAATTGTTTTCATTTCCAAGCTGGATCGAGAGCGGGCGGATTTCACCAGGGCGCTTGATGCATTGAAGGCAGGCTTCAAGGGAAGTTTTGCACCGATCACCTTTCCGGTAGGGAAGGAGACGGACTTTAAAGGCGTCGTGGATATTTTCGCCAACAAGGCGTTGATATATGCCGATGATCACTCCGGGAACTACGAAACAGTCGATATCCCGGGAGATATCGCATCGACCGTCGAGGAGATGAGAAACGAGATGATCGAATCCATCGCCGAGTCGGACGATGAGTTGTTGGAGAAATATCTCGATGGAGGTGAGCTGACTCCCGAAGAGCTTGCAAATGGAATGAAAAGCGGTGTGATGAACGGAACCGTTATCCCGGTATTTTGCGGGTCCGGGCTGAAGAACATCGGCGCACAGCCGCTGGTTGATTTTCTGGCCCAGGCGGGCATATCACCCCTGGAGCGGCCGGAGATAACCGCCACGGACAAATCCGGAAATGCCATAACGGTACATCCCGATCCGGACGGCCCCCTGGCCGCCCAGGTGTTCAAGACCATCGCCGATCCGTATGCGGGAAAGCTCTCTATCTTTCGCGTGTTTTCAGGGTCCATGAAGGCGGACTCGAACCTGGTAAATAACACAAAAGATATCAAGGAGCGTGTGGGGCAGCTTCTCCACATCAGGGGCAAGGGGCAGAACCCCACGAACATCGCACCCACGGGAGACATCGCAGCGGTGGCAAAACTGAAAGAGACCGTCACGGGCGACACGCTTGCCGACCCGAACAACGATGTCATATTCCCCCAATTTGAGATGCCGACGAGGATCATGTCGTTCGCTCTTGTTCCCAAGAGTAAGGGCGATGAGGACAAGGTGATGACCTCCATCCACCGATTGATGGAAGAAGACCCCACAGTCAAGATCCACAGGGACGAGCAGACAAAGCAGCTGTTGCTGTCGGGTATGGGCCAGGTGCACCTTGAGGTGATCATCGCAAAGCTGAAGAGCAAGTTCGGCGTCGAGGTGGACCTTTTTCTCCCAAAGGTGCCGTATAAGGAAACCATCAAAGGAAAGGCCAGGGTTCAGGGACGGTACAAAAAGCAGACGGGAGGTCGGGGACAGTTCGGCGATACTTGGATGGAAATCGAGCCGCTTCCCAGGGGAGGGGGGTTCGAATTCGTCGATAAGATCGTCGGCGGCGTCATCCCGAGACAGTACATCCCCGCCTGCCAGAAGGGCATCGAGGAAGCCATGCTGGGAGGCGTCATGGCCGGGTATCCGGTGGTGGATGTGAAGGTGGATTTGGTAGACGGCTCATACCATGCGGTCGACTCTTCAGAAATGGCGTTTAAGATAGCCGCGTCCATGGGATTTAAAAAGGGCTTCATGGACTGTAATCCGGTTATGCTGGAACCGATCATGAAGATGGAAATAATCGTTCCGGAAGAGAACGTGGGTGATGTCATGGGAGATCTCAACAGCCGCCGGGGCCGGGTGGCGGGCGTGGACGTAAGGGACGGCATCCAGGTCATCAAGGCGCTCGTTCCCATGGTGGAAGTACTGACATATGCGCCGGACCTCAGGTCCATATCCAGCGGCAGGGGGACGTTTTCCATGGAACTGGATCACTATGAGGAGGTTCCCGCCCACCTTGTCGATAAGATCATCCAGGAGGCTGAAGAGGAAAAGAACGACTAA
- a CDS encoding SPOR domain-containing protein, translating to MALLNAVSKNIHLQAKESFFAEWAERRTAAVDGMPGNRRHIETRRFFHFTRSFLFLVSAFLLLSGCESDHTPSEKPEGHLVITDDEILLTLPRESTEEPYSTVSSAPIDENTFYDSLSDIGVENGVLSDDDSTLKDGDDGGVTTNESPDDRALFSLQVGAFIFDRNLEKQAEELEEHGFTHYVDETERVVLMFCPIVSRGLSRDGAESFMERFPTDVVDPVMIPMEKGAFDVTAGLFYYREDADVIAGRLKDFGYDPTIEERTVEVVIKRLRIGYYEEIEHAKSDSRLLEKLGYEPIIVKVEK from the coding sequence ATGGCGTTGTTGAATGCGGTTTCAAAGAACATACACCTACAAGCGAAAGAAAGTTTTTTCGCCGAGTGGGCGGAGCGGAGAACCGCTGCGGTTGATGGTATGCCGGGAAACAGGCGGCATATAGAGACGCGGCGGTTTTTTCATTTCACACGATCTTTTCTGTTTCTGGTCTCTGCCTTTCTGCTGTTATCCGGATGTGAATCGGATCATACACCGAGCGAAAAACCTGAGGGGCATCTTGTTATAACCGACGACGAAATCCTTCTTACCCTGCCGCGGGAATCGACCGAGGAGCCGTATTCCACCGTATCCTCGGCACCGATAGATGAGAATACCTTTTATGATTCGCTTTCCGATATTGGAGTCGAGAACGGGGTTCTTTCGGATGATGATTCCACATTAAAAGACGGGGATGATGGCGGCGTGACGACGAACGAATCCCCCGATGATCGGGCGCTTTTTTCACTGCAGGTCGGGGCATTCATCTTCGATCGAAACCTGGAAAAACAGGCCGAAGAACTGGAGGAGCACGGGTTTACCCACTACGTGGATGAAACGGAGAGGGTGGTGTTGATGTTTTGTCCGATCGTATCCCGTGGACTTTCCAGGGACGGCGCGGAATCGTTCATGGAGCGATTTCCCACGGACGTCGTCGATCCGGTGATGATTCCGATGGAAAAAGGGGCGTTTGACGTCACTGCGGGGCTTTTTTATTATAGGGAGGATGCGGATGTGATCGCCGGACGCCTGAAGGATTTTGGCTATGATCCGACGATCGAAGAGAGAACGGTGGAAGTGGTGATAAAGCGATTGCGGATCGGGTATTATGAAGAAATCGAACATGCAAAAAGTGATTCCCGGCTTTTGGAAAAACTGGGCTATGAGCCGATTATCGTGAAAGTAGAGAAGTGA